The Anolis carolinensis isolate JA03-04 chromosome 2, rAnoCar3.1.pri, whole genome shotgun sequence genome has a window encoding:
- the LOC107983071 gene encoding zinc finger protein ZFP2-like has translation MTEKPYKCVECGQSFTQNGHLRTHQRTHTGEKPYKCPECGQSFSESGSLRTHQRTHTGEKPYKCLECGQSFTQSGSLQKHTRIHTGEKPYQCLECGHSFAENGSLRKHKRTHTGEKPYQCLECGRSFRESGNLRTHQSTHTGEKPYKCLECGQSFTQSGSLRSHQRIHTGEKPYKCLECGISFTCSASLRSHQWIHTGEKPYTCLECGQSFTQNGHLRTHQRTHTGEKPYKCLECGQSFTQNGSLQKHKRIHTGEKPY, from the coding sequence ATGacagagaaaccctataaatgtgtggagtgtggacagagctttactcagaatGGACATTtacgtacacatcaaaggacacacactggggagaaaccctataaatgcccggagtgtggacagagcttcagtgagagtggaagtctacgtacacatcagaggactcacaccggggagaaaccctataaatgcctggagtgtggacagagcttcactcagagtggaaGTCTACAAAAACATacaaggattcacactggggagaaaccctatcaatgcctggagtgtggacatagCTTCGCTGAGAATGGAAGTCTACGTAAACataaaaggactcacactggggagaaaccctatcaatgtctggagtgtgggcgGAGCTTCcgtgagagtggaaatctacgtacACATCAAAGtactcacaccggggagaaaccctataaatgcctggagtgtggacagagcttcactcagagcgGAAGTCTACgctcacatcaaaggattcacactggggagaaaccctataaatgcctggagtgcggaatTAGCTTTACTTGTAGTGCAAGTCTACGCTCACATCaatggattcacactggggagaaaccctatacatgcctggagtgtggacagagcttcactcagaatggACATCtacgtacacatcaaaggactcacactggggagaaaccttataaatgcctggagtgtggacagagcttcactcagaatggAAGTCTACAAAAACataaaaggattcacactggggagaaaccctattaa